A DNA window from Hydractinia symbiolongicarpus strain clone_291-10 chromosome 6, HSymV2.1, whole genome shotgun sequence contains the following coding sequences:
- the LOC130647422 gene encoding uncharacterized protein LOC130647422 has product MNSAIQLYNGDLTLISKPLPKLVHPSDVVVKVSYCGVSKTDLRIIDGHLPSPRRLIQGHEISGFVSEVGKSVKHLKIGDRVCVNPYNYCTLCHYCCHGQPQFCVNDGMKTALGYMKDGGWQQYCIVSSKLCHLLPTAMPIKISVLCQPYSSILQGWDNIGKIEQDSKILVSGADLDGLLWLCLFHFRGHRNVTVTQVSENQKSIISNLNLGFSICSMDSILNESVKNAGNAVWGYDVIVDCTGNKKTIESQFKWLRKGATFVLYGISNKSSEISIDASQIYQKGIKIVSSHLSRFSFTHTIHLVHNMSNRYLDFKSLNVGVYNLQDYEAAINSLRKGLISKAVFEL; this is encoded by the exons ATGAATTCGGCTATTCAGCTATACAATGGAGACTTAACGTTAATCTCCAAACCATTACCAAAACTTGTTCATCCAAGTGATGTTGTTGTTAAAGTATCCTATTGTGGTGTTTCCAAAACTGACTTAAGAATTATTGATGGCCATCTACCTTCTCCAAGACGATTAATACAAGGACATGAGATATCAGGATTTGTGTCTGAAGTTGGTAAAAGTGTAAAACATTTAAAGATTGGTGATCG TGTTTGTGTCAATCCATACAACTATTGCACCCTGTGTCATTACTGCTGTCATGGACAACCACAGTTCTGTGTAAACGATGGCATGAAGACAGCACTAGGATACATGAAAGATGGTGGATGGCAGCAATACTGTATTGTATCAAGTAAACTTTGTCATCTGTTACCAACTGCAATGCCTATAAAGATATCTGTTCTTTGTCAACCATATTCCAGTATACTTCAAGGTTGGGATAATATAGGGAAAATCGAGCAAGACTCAAAAATTCTAGTTTCTGGTGCAG accTTGATGGTTTGTTATGGTtatgtttatttcattttcGCGGACATCGAAATGTGACGGTAACCCAAGTTTCCGAAAACCAAAAGAGTATAATATCAAACTTAAACCTTGGATTCTCAATTTGTTCTATGGATAGTATTTTGAATGAAAGTGTGAAAAATGCTGGCAATGCAGTATGGGGTTATGACGTCATCGTCGATTGTACTG gtAACAAAAAAACCATTGAAAGCCAATTCAAGTGGTTGCGTAAGGGCGCCACATTTGTTTTGTATGGTATTTCAAACAAATCCAGTGAAATCTCTATCGATGCGTCTCAAATCTACCAGAAAGGGATCAAAATTGTCAGTTCTCATTTGAGTCGGTTCTCTTTCACGCACACGATTCACCTGGTACATAACATGTCTAATCGATACCTGGATTTTAAAAGTCTCAATGTGGGTGTGTATAACTTGCAGGATTACGAGGCTGCAATCAATTCACTCCGAAAAGGTTTAATATCAAAAGCTGTGTTTGAACTGTGA